The Acidobacteriota bacterium genome includes a region encoding these proteins:
- a CDS encoding flagellar basal body P-ring protein FlgI, with protein sequence MINKHRRFLSKAVSQWRKYAVYCLLSTVYCLLPTAHCQEKPASDKELTVRVKDIAEIEGVRSNQLIGYGLIIGLNRTGDRTQQNIYASQTLQNLLERMGITTTVAAMKPENVATVLVTATLPPFVRQGSRIDVNVSSIGDARSLQGGTLIITPLKGIDGQVYAIAQGSVSIGGIAAGGTGNSVEINHPTAGRVPNGATVERVVAANLAEGNALTLVLRQDDFTTAARLGKTINAQFGSGTAHALDSRNVEIRVPVTYASDHVGFIAELETLKLQTDVKAKVIINERTGTIVMGRDVRLSSVAISQGGVTVRIGTEYDVSQAAPLAPGGATVAVPRTTVEVKERKPDSVILPDGATVEEVVRGLRSVGVSARDIISILQAIKAAGALAADLEMQ encoded by the coding sequence ATGATCAATAAACACAGGCGATTCTTGAGCAAGGCAGTTTCACAGTGGCGCAAGTATGCTGTCTACTGTCTACTGTCTACTGTCTACTGTCTACTGCCCACTGCCCACTGCCAAGAAAAACCCGCCAGTGACAAAGAACTGACAGTCCGTGTCAAAGATATTGCAGAGATCGAAGGCGTGCGCAGCAATCAACTGATCGGTTATGGGTTGATCATCGGGCTGAATCGCACGGGCGACCGCACGCAGCAAAATATCTATGCCAGCCAGACGCTGCAAAACCTGCTCGAACGCATGGGCATCACGACGACGGTGGCGGCCATGAAGCCGGAAAATGTGGCGACGGTGCTGGTCACGGCGACGCTGCCGCCCTTTGTGCGGCAAGGTTCGCGGATTGATGTGAACGTCTCTTCGATTGGTGATGCGCGTTCGTTGCAAGGCGGCACGCTGATCATCACGCCGCTCAAAGGCATTGACGGGCAGGTCTATGCCATCGCCCAAGGCTCGGTTTCGATTGGCGGCATCGCGGCGGGGGGCACGGGCAATTCGGTCGAGATCAATCATCCGACCGCCGGGCGCGTGCCGAATGGCGCCACCGTCGAACGTGTGGTCGCCGCCAATCTGGCCGAAGGCAATGCGTTGACGCTCGTCTTGCGCCAAGATGACTTTACGACCGCCGCACGTTTGGGCAAGACGATCAATGCGCAGTTCGGTTCGGGCACGGCGCACGCGCTGGATAGCCGCAACGTAGAGATTCGCGTGCCGGTCACTTACGCCAGCGACCACGTCGGCTTTATCGCCGAACTCGAAACGCTGAAATTACAAACAGACGTCAAAGCTAAAGTCATCATCAACGAACGCACCGGTACCATCGTAATGGGGCGCGATGTGCGTTTGTCTTCCGTAGCGATTTCGCAGGGCGGCGTGACCGTGCGCATCGGCACCGAATACGACGTCTCGCAAGCCGCGCCGCTCGCGCCCGGCGGGGCTACGGTCGCCGTGCCGCGCACGACCGTCGAAGTCAAAGAACGCAAACCCGATTCGGTCATCTTGCCGGACGGTGCGACGGTCGAAGAAGTCGTGCGTGGGCTGCGTTCGGTCGGCGTTTCGGCGCGCGACATCATCAGCATCTTGCAGGCGATCAAGGCCGCCGGGGCGCTCGCCGCTGATTTGGAAATGCAATGA
- the flgA gene encoding flagellar basal body P-ring formation protein FlgA: MSNRRQLAVSGWQLAAFHSPQGKRSPSGALRRLSSHLWFAAFCYGLALYCQLPTANRQLPTAYAQLPPHIRVAAESIAQTDLLTLGDIAEVQAAETNIGERLRAVALGYAPSVGAVRELPRERLVLALTAAGFPSGSVRLEAPPVALIRRAAQTIAPERVREVVESATLTELRASGAVARLVRLDLPAVIEVPAGPIEVRAQSGGMRDLFAPFTVGLEFWQTNRVVRRLSVTAQVEAFAPVVVAARDLPANVRLRKEDLAIEAHRLERPAALYLLDTARLRGTSVKHTVARGTPLTLDLLLAEFVIKPGDTVRIVTKGDRLQIMAVGEARAAGRIGDRIQVKNKQSGLLLQAVVVDEGLVSVVL, encoded by the coding sequence ATGAGCAATCGTCGGCAGTTGGCAGTTAGCGGTTGGCAGTTGGCAGCGTTTCACTCGCCGCAAGGCAAGCGCTCGCCGAGTGGTGCGTTGCGACGTTTATCGTCTCATTTATGGTTCGCCGCTTTCTGTTATGGCCTCGCACTTTACTGCCAACTACCAACCGCCAACCGCCAACTGCCAACTGCTTACGCACAACTCCCGCCACACATCCGCGTGGCTGCCGAAAGCATCGCGCAAACCGATCTGCTCACGCTCGGCGACATTGCCGAGGTGCAGGCGGCTGAAACGAACATTGGCGAACGGCTGCGCGCCGTCGCGCTCGGCTACGCGCCCAGCGTCGGCGCCGTGCGCGAATTGCCGCGTGAACGTTTGGTGCTGGCGTTGACGGCGGCGGGCTTTCCGTCCGGCAGCGTGCGTTTGGAAGCGCCGCCCGTGGCCTTGATTCGCCGTGCCGCGCAAACCATCGCCCCGGAACGTGTGCGCGAAGTTGTCGAAAGCGCGACGCTAACGGAGTTGCGCGCCAGTGGCGCGGTGGCGCGGCTGGTACGATTGGATTTGCCTGCCGTTATCGAAGTTCCCGCCGGCCCCATCGAAGTGCGCGCGCAAAGCGGCGGCATGCGCGATCTGTTTGCGCCCTTCACCGTCGGCCTCGAATTCTGGCAGACGAACCGCGTCGTGCGCCGTTTGAGCGTCACCGCGCAAGTCGAAGCCTTTGCCCCGGTCGTCGTCGCGGCGCGCGACTTGCCCGCCAATGTGCGTTTGCGCAAAGAGGATTTGGCCATCGAAGCCCACCGCCTCGAACGCCCCGCCGCGTTGTATCTGCTCGACACCGCCCGTCTGCGCGGGACATCCGTCAAACACACCGTCGCGCGCGGGACGCCGCTCACCCTGGATTTATTGCTGGCCGAATTCGTCATCAAACCCGGCGACACCGTGCGCATCGTCACCAAAGGCGACCGCTTGCAAATCATGGCCGTCGGCGAAGCGCGCGCGGCGGGCCGCATCGGCGACCGCATTCAAGTCAAGAACAAGCAATCGGGCCTGCTGTTGCAGGCCGTCGTGGTGGATGAAGGATTGGTGAGCGTGGTGTTGTGA
- the flgG gene encoding flagellar basal-body rod protein FlgG, producing MPSALFTAATGMQVQQQNVDNIAHNLANSSTVGFKRTRLEFQDILYQNIRTPGAASNASTPLPVGLQIGLGARAMASQRIFTQGEFQRTDNPLDLVIEGAGFFQVRQTNGEIAYTRAGSFHLNAQGQVVTATGEALEPAITIPREATSIGIGTDGTVSVSLPGQVNAQNVGQIQLANFVNPAGLDAIGRNLFKETGASGQPTAGAPDAQGLGRINQGFVEGSNVNVVEELVQMIAAQRVYETNSKVITTADRMLGTINQAVG from the coding sequence ATGCCGAGCGCCCTTTTCACTGCCGCCACCGGGATGCAGGTGCAGCAGCAAAACGTAGACAACATCGCCCACAATTTGGCGAACTCTTCCACCGTCGGATTCAAACGGACGCGGCTGGAATTTCAAGACATTCTCTATCAAAACATCCGCACGCCGGGCGCGGCCTCGAACGCTTCGACGCCCTTGCCCGTGGGTTTGCAAATCGGTTTGGGCGCGCGCGCAATGGCGAGCCAGCGCATCTTCACGCAAGGCGAGTTTCAGCGCACTGACAATCCGCTCGATCTGGTCATCGAAGGCGCGGGCTTTTTCCAGGTGCGCCAAACCAATGGCGAAATCGCCTACACGCGCGCCGGTTCCTTTCACCTCAACGCCCAGGGCCAGGTCGTCACCGCCACAGGCGAAGCGCTTGAACCCGCCATCACCATCCCGCGCGAAGCCACTTCGATTGGCATCGGCACGGACGGCACCGTCAGCGTCTCGTTGCCCGGTCAGGTGAATGCGCAGAACGTTGGTCAGATTCAATTGGCTAATTTCGTCAATCCGGCGGGGCTGGATGCCATCGGGCGCAATCTGTTCAAAGAAACCGGCGCTTCCGGCCAGCCCACGGCAGGCGCACCCGATGCCCAGGGTTTGGGCCGCATCAATCAAGGCTTTGTCGAAGGCTCCAACGTCAATGTGGTCGAAGAGTTGGTGCAAATGATCGCCGCGCAGCGCGTTTATGAAACCAATTCGAAGGTCATCACGACCGCCGACCGGATGCTGGGCACGATCAATCAGGCGGTAGGATGA
- a CDS encoding flagellar basal body L-ring protein FlgH, protein MQFRQYPCVLSSFALLFLLLPSGLQAQQPVIQTGKKQPSKETKPAHEAPAAETTPLIPYDPVTAEAPHPANGSLYTDSAPNRSLLIDFKATGLGDLLFIDVIETSTAIVSSNAKRSRDSGTLAGLTGVISAIPVAGAATTATALGGLGQRKYEGTGTTGRTSNLRSRVAARVTEVLPNGDFRIEAQKLVKINKEDELLTLSGIVRRRDVSADNAVPTTMVGDLRVHLNGKGVASADNAPGWLFRLFEKISPF, encoded by the coding sequence ATGCAATTCCGCCAATACCCATGCGTGCTTTCAAGCTTCGCACTGCTCTTTCTGCTCTTGCCATCCGGCTTGCAAGCCCAGCAACCCGTCATTCAAACCGGCAAAAAACAACCCTCGAAAGAGACCAAGCCCGCGCACGAAGCCCCGGCTGCCGAAACCACGCCGCTTATTCCATACGATCCAGTCACCGCCGAAGCGCCGCATCCGGCCAACGGCTCGCTTTACACCGACAGCGCGCCCAATCGCAGCCTCTTGATTGATTTCAAAGCGACCGGCCTGGGCGATCTGCTTTTTATTGATGTGATCGAGACGAGCACAGCCATCGTCTCGTCGAATGCCAAACGCAGCCGCGATTCGGGCACGCTGGCGGGCCTGACCGGGGTGATCAGCGCGATCCCCGTGGCAGGCGCGGCCACGACTGCCACGGCGTTGGGCGGCTTGGGTCAGCGCAAATATGAAGGCACCGGGACGACCGGCCGCACGAGCAATTTGCGCTCGCGCGTCGCCGCCCGCGTCACCGAAGTCCTGCCCAACGGCGATTTCCGCATCGAAGCCCAAAAGCTCGTCAAGATTAACAAAGAGGATGAATTGCTCACGCTGTCGGGCATCGTGCGCCGCCGCGACGTTTCGGCGGACAACGCCGTGCCGACCACGATGGTGGGCGACCTGCGCGTGCACCTCAATGGCAAGGGAGTTGCATCGGCGGATAACGCACCCGGTTGGCTCTTCCGCTTGTTCGAGAAGATTTCACCATTTTGA